The nucleotide window ACGGGACGCTGTCGAGTCCCTCTTCGCGGATCCGGCGCGTGACGGAGTCCCGCTCGACCCCGTCGTCGAGGTCATCGAAGCTCTCCCAGCGGTCGAGCGCCGCGATCGGCTCGCACCGCTCGGCTTCGAGCGTCGCGGCCGTGTCCGCGACCCACGCCCGGGAGACGGGGACGCCGTCGCCGCGCGCCCACGCGAACACGTCGTCCACGTCGGCCCCGTCGACGAACAGCCCCTCCCGGACGTACGCCTCGTCGAAGTCCGTCGCGAGGTGGCGCTTCAGCCCGCGCTTGAAGAACTCGTCGACGTCGAGGGTGCCGCGCGGACCCGAGCGGGCGGTGTCGGTGAAGTCGCCCTCCACCTCCTCGACCACGCGCTTCCCCTTCGGTTCGAGGTCGAGCCCGAGCGCCTCGTCCAGCTCCTCGGCGAACTCCTCGGGGTCCATCTCGTAGTACTCGTGATCGCCGCCCTCTTCGCCGGGGTCGCCCTCTTCGTCGCCGTCGCCCGGGTCGGGGTCGACCGGCTGGCCGGGCTGGGGCTGGCCGTCGCCGCCCTGCCCGACCCCGCCCGCGGAGCGCTGGTCGTACTCGAAGGCGGGGAGATCGACCAGCTTGACCGGGATCCGGATCCGGTCGGCGTCGGAGCCGCCGAGGTCGCCGCGGCTGATGAACTCGGCGAGGTCCTCGCGGCGCGTCTCGCCGACCTCCCGGAACCGCTCGCGGTCCTCGGTC belongs to Halorubrum sp. DM2 and includes:
- a CDS encoding DUF444 family protein, translated to MGLTEDRERFREVGETRREDLAEFISRGDLGGSDADRIRIPVKLVDLPAFEYDQRSAGGVGQGGDGQPQPGQPVDPDPGDGDEEGDPGEEGGDHEYYEMDPEEFAEELDEALGLDLEPKGKRVVEEVEGDFTDTARSGPRGTLDVDEFFKRGLKRHLATDFDEAYVREGLFVDGADVDDVFAWARGDGVPVSRAWVADTAATLEAERCEPIAALDRWESFDDLDDGVERDSVTRRIREEGLDSVPFRHEDERFRHPEVIEERERNVVVINVRDASGSMRETKRELVERVFTPMDWYLTGKYDAAEFRYVVHDAEAWEVDREEFFGVQSGGGTRISSAYELVEEIVAEYPYSEWNRYVFAAGDSENAGSDTTESVIPLMESIDANLQAYVETRPGDGAANARHADEVEAAFDDGDGVAVARVSEPDDVTDAIYEILSTESGASDAGDATGATAGRRADGGDRR